In one Rutidosis leptorrhynchoides isolate AG116_Rl617_1_P2 chromosome 8, CSIRO_AGI_Rlap_v1, whole genome shotgun sequence genomic region, the following are encoded:
- the LOC139864750 gene encoding uncharacterized protein, with protein sequence MKYMGFGIKWINFIRACLSSSSISILINGSLTKEFFPGRGIRQGDPISPFLIIIAAEVLNILTKRAIANNQFRGISVGHDKIVVSHLQYADDTIFFGEWSKRNAKNISKLLKYFETISGLKVNLKKSNLYGIGVSKKDVEEMANYIDCSAGSTPFTYLGLPIGTPSTKASTWQPIIEKFDKRLSDWEAKFVSSSSLVFLSSISLSDKPDTWKWTLDQSGLFTTKALASILDNLKLDTPISTIKIPRNKLIPKKINIFIWRVLYGRIPTRVELDKRGVDLESILCPLCNLHIESIEHILFHCTITSNVWKSILQWWNLPDDTFTTLRDIILSDQSFTTSQNGANIWQAIKWASTYIIWKYRNLKVFGKKEWRVATILSEIQTQSFAWISKRHKKSIIMWHQWLVNSVFYISSNPQRSGID encoded by the exons ATGAAGTACATGGGTTTCGGTATCAAATGGATCAACTTTATTCGTGCTTGCCTTTCCTCATCTTCCATTTCCATTCTCATTAATGGATCCTTGACCAAGGAATTTTTCCCCGGCAGGGGTATCCGACAAGGAGATCCCATTTCTCCTTTTCTTATTATCATTGCTGCTGAAGTcctcaacatcctcactaaacgggCAATCGCAAACAACCAATTCCGTGGTATCAGCGTTGGCCACGACAAGATTGTGGTATCTCACCTCCAATACGCGGATGACACAATCTTCTTTGGCGAATGGAGCAAACGAAATGCAAAGAATATCTCTAAATTATTAAAATACTTCGAAACTATTTCCGGACTTAAGGTAAATCTTAAAAAAAGTAATCTTTATGGAATCGGGGTCTCAAAAAAGGACGTTGAGGAAATGGCTAATTATATCGACTGCTCGGCCGGCTCAACTCCTTTCACTTACCTAGGACTGCCCATTGGCACTCCTTCCACAAAAGCCTCCACTTGGCAGCCAATCATTGAAAAATTCGACAAACGACTCTCCGACTGGGAAGCAAAATTTGTTTCATCGTCCTCACTAGTATTCCTTT CATCCATCAGCCTCTCCGATAAACCCGATACCTGGAAATGGACCTTAGATCAATCCGGCTTATTTACAACGAAAGCATTAGCCTCAATCCTCGACAACCTAAAACTCGACACACCGATCTCCACTATAAAGATACCAAGAAACAAGCTCATACCCAAAAAAATTAACATCTTCATTTGGAGAGTTCTATACGGAAGAATTCCGACGCGTGTAGAACTTGACAAAAGAGGCGTCGATCTCGAATCTATCCTTTGCCCACTATGCAACTTACACATAGAGTCTATTGAACACATACTATTTCACTGCACGATAACATCAAATGTCTGGAAATCAATTCTACAATGGTGGAACCTCCCCGACGACACCTTCACCACTCTCCGAGACATAATCTTAAGCGATCAGTCCTTTACCACATCACAAAATGGTGCTAACATTTGGCAAGCCATTAAATGGGCATCCACTTACATTATCTGGAAATACCGGAATCTCAAGGTTTTTGGTAAAAAAGAATGGCGTGTAGCCACAATCTTATCCGAAATTCAAACACAATCATTCGCCTGGATATCCAAAAGACACAAAAAATCAATAATTATGTGGCATCAATGGCTAGTCAATTCCGTCTTCTACATCTCCTCAAACCCTCAGAGATCTGGCATTGACTAA